Proteins from a single region of Caloramator sp. E03:
- a CDS encoding beta-sandwich domain-containing protein, with protein sequence MNKKTAKSKNKKINYKKSEIKIDLCLEEVKTSGRIIIKGKIIDENSKAIKGANVKITDENFNPLNHTKSNCQGEFSLYTNEEKIIINAEHKGFYTFTSRIYLKDEKELQNLLIKLSKIKQVQNILKGTYVCGFKPIKETEVVLQNTKDKNIKYTATTNENGVFLFSNIPFGKYILSLNSNEYCTKNIKICINRCRQFYNIGIICTKRKMKFGTVNGVITDNSGNPIDSALVVLFDAKNNIPLYTTYTNEKGVYLIGGLLPGKYYIIAQK encoded by the coding sequence ATGAATAAAAAAACAGCAAAATCCAAAAATAAAAAAATAAACTACAAAAAAAGTGAGATAAAAATTGATTTATGTTTAGAAGAAGTTAAAACTTCAGGAAGGATTATAATAAAAGGGAAAATAATCGATGAGAATTCAAAGGCAATCAAGGGGGCTAATGTAAAAATAACTGATGAGAATTTTAATCCATTAAATCACACAAAATCAAACTGCCAGGGAGAGTTTTCGTTATATACAAATGAAGAAAAAATAATTATAAACGCAGAGCATAAGGGTTTTTATACCTTTACAAGCAGGATATATTTGAAAGATGAAAAGGAGCTTCAAAACCTTTTAATAAAACTTTCTAAAATAAAACAAGTACAAAATATATTAAAGGGAACGTATGTTTGTGGTTTTAAACCCATAAAAGAAACAGAAGTTGTGCTTCAAAACACAAAAGATAAAAATATAAAATATACAGCAACAACAAACGAAAATGGAGTTTTCTTGTTTAGCAATATACCTTTTGGAAAATATATTCTTTCTTTGAATTCAAATGAATACTGCACTAAAAACATAAAGATTTGTATAAATCGCTGCAGGCAGTTTTATAATATAGGCATAATTTGTACAAAAAGAAAAATGAAATTTGGCACTGTAAACGGCGTAATTACTGATAATTCAGGAAATCCAATAGATAGTGCATTAGTAGTTTTGTTCGATGCTAAAAATAATATCCCTCTTTATACAACCTATACAAACGAAAAGGGTGTATACCTTATTGGAGGGCTTTTACCCGGAAAATATTATATAATAGCTCAAAAATAA